Below is a genomic region from Candidatus Schekmanbacteria bacterium.
GACCAAGAAATATAAGATTAATCATCTTTCTTATTATCTCCTTCCTTTGAATTTCCCTTTCTTAAGGAAACCTTCATAGTTTCGAGTCATCAAATGTGATTCTATCTGCGATATCGTATCAAGGGCAACACCAACAACGATTAAAAGAGCAGTGCCTCCAAAATAGAAAGGCACATGGCCATAAACAATCAAAAGATTAGGAAGAACTGAAACGGCAGAAAGATAAAGAGCACCGCCAAAAGTAATTCTCATCAACACCCTGTCTATATAATCAGATGTTCTTTTGCCAGGCCTGATACCGGGAATAAATCCTCCATATTTTTTCATATTGTCAGCTAAATCAACAGGATTGAAAATTATGGCCGTATAAAAGTAGCAGAAGAATATTATCATTATTACATAAATAGTTTCATAAAGAAGAGAACCGGGAGAAAGTAATTCTGTTATCATTTGAGTAAATTGATTTTTGTAAAAACCAGCAATTGTTGCCGGGAACATCAAAATCGATGATGCAAAAATGATAGGAATAACCCCTGCTGTATTTACTTTCAGTGGAATATGCGTACTTTGTCCACCATACACCTTTCTTCCTACTACCCTTTTTGCATACTGGACAGGAATTCTTCTTTGTCCCTTCTCAACAAAAATAATGACGCCTGTTATAACAACCACAAAAACCAGAACAATAGTCATAAATATTGCGTTCAAATCGCCGCGATTTACTGCCTGAATCGAATTCGTTATAGCAGAAGGCATTCTCACAACGATTCCTGCAAAAATTATGAGAGATATTCCATTTCCTATGCCCTTTTCTGTAATCTGTTCGCCAAGCCACATAATAAATGCAGTACCTGCTGTAAGCGTAAGCATTGATAGAAGGCGAAAAGACCATCCCGGTTCAATAATCAGTGGAGCGCCGCTTACAGGACTTTTCATCTGCTCAAGGCCATAGCTTATTCCAAGGCCCTGAATCATACTTAAAATAACAGTTCCATAACGCGTATATTGTGTTATCTTTTTTCTTCCTGTCTCTCCTTCCTTTGAAAGCTTTTCAAGGGCAGGAATTACTACTGTGAGAAGCTGAAGAATAATCGATGCGCTAATATAAGGCATTATACCCAAAGCAAATATTGTTAGTCGCCTTAATGCCCCGCCTGAAAACATATCAAAAAAGCCAAGTATACTGCCTTGATTTGCGCTAAAAAAATCTGCAAGCGCCTGTGCATCTATACCGGGAACGGGAATATGCGCACCAATCCTATATACTGCAAGAAGAGCAAAAGTAAAAAAAATCCTCTTCTTCAGTTCAGGAACTTTAAATATGTTCTGAAATGTTTCAATCACGAGACAATCTATTTAAGAATTATTGCTTCTCCGCCGGCATTTTTTATCTTTTCGAGGGCTTTTTTACTAAAAAAATGGGCAGATATTTTTAAAGCTTTTGTCAGTTCACCATCACCAAGTACTTTTATGCCATTTGCCAACTTTTTCACCTTCCCTTTTTTATATAAAAGTTCTGGCGTTATTTCTGTAGTCTCTTCAATTTTATCCAACTCTGAAAGATTTATTATTGCCGGTTTTCTTGCAAAGATATTTGTAAACCCTCTCTTCGGTACTCTTCTTTGAAGAGGCATCTGCCCGCCTTCAAACCAGACTCTTCTCTTGCTTCCTGAACGCGATTTCTGTCCCTTATGACCTCGGCACGATGTTTTGCCATGCCCTGAACCTGGTCCTCTTCCTACTCTTTTGCGCTTTTTCGACCTTGTTGCCGACGGTAAATTTGATAGCACCATTTTTAACAGACTCTCCCTGAGTTATTCAATTTTCAATCTATCTCTTCAATGGACAACAAATGTGGAATTTTTTTAACCATTCCACGAATCATAGGGTTGTCATCCCTTACTACCGAATGGTTGGTTCGGCGCAGTCCAAGACCTTTCACAATTGCCCTTTGTTTCTTACTGGAGCCTATAATGCTTTTTTTAAGCGTAATTTTTAATTTTCCCATATTCGCCGTTTTTATATCTTATTAAATTATTTCATCTAATTCTTTATCTCTCAGTTGAGCTATCTTCTCTGGAGGTTTCAACTTTAACAAAGCATCAAAAGTTGCTTTTACTGTATTGTGAGCATTGGCAGAACCAAGAGATTTTGTAAGAATATCCGTCACGCCAAGAATTTCCAATACAGCTCTTACTCCGCCTCCTGCTATAACTCCTGTCCCTTTTGCTGCAGGTTTTAACAATACTTTACTGCTTCTATATGTCCCTATTACCTGATAAGGTATCGTGCCGTTGACAAGTGGAATTTTATAAAGGTTTTTCTTCGCTCTTTCTGCAGCTTTTCTTATCGATTCAGGCACTTCATTGGCTTTTCCCATGCCATAACCGACATGGCCTTCTCCATCTCCAACAACAACGAGTGAAGAAAAACTAAATCTCTTTCCTCCTTTTACAACCTTTGAAACCCTATTGATTCTGACAACTTTGTCTGTCAGTTTCAGTTCATCAACATTTAAGTCTTTCAAATATAACCTCCACTTTTCTAAAACTTAAGACCCGCTTCTCTTGCAGCATCTGCAAGAATTTTCACTTTCCCATGATAACGATATCCGCTTCTATCAAATACTACCGACGAAATATTTTTCTCAAGCGCTTTCTTAGCTATTGTTTCACCAACAATTTTAGCGCATTCTTTGTTCGCTGAATTCCCCCTTTTTTCTCTAATGCCCTTTTCCAAAGTACTGCATGAAACCAAAGTTGAACCCGTTGTATCGTCAATTATCTGTGCATAAATATTCCTTGCACTCTTGAAAACCGTAAGTCTTGGTCTTTCAGGAGTACCTATAACCCTTTTTCTTATTTTTAGATGTCTAATCTTTCTTGCTTTATTTCTATCAAAAATCAATGTCGTTGACCTCCAAATATCTTATGCTCCTGTTTTCCCAACCTTTGTTCTCACATATTCATCTGCATATCTTATACCCTTCCCCTTGTAGGGCTCAGGAGGATAAAAACCTCTTATTTCAGCGGCCGTTTGTCCCACCGCCTGTTTATCAATACCGCTCACTGTAATCTCTGTTTGCTTATCCACCTCTATCTTGATTCCTTCAGGGATCTTGTAATTCACGGGATGTGAAAAACCTATATTCAATACCAGTTCCTTACCCTGAACTTGCGACTTATAGCCAACACCTACGATCTGAAGCTTTTTCTGAAATCCCTTAGTTACTCCAATAACCATATTATTCACAAGACTTCTTACAAGCCCCTGCTTTGCCTTCATCTTATCTATGCTCTCATCCTCGATATTGACCAAAATTTGTCCTGCTTCCACTTTGACAGATATACCCTCAGGAATTCTTATATGTGACTTTCCCAATGGCCCCTTTACGTGGACTTCACGATTTTTTACCTCAACTGAAACCCCTTCTTCAAAAAGTATGGGTTTTTTACCTATACGAGACATAAAGAAAAAATCCTCCTACCATATTTCACAAAGAATCTCTCCGCCAAGATTCTCTTCCCTGCATTTCTTATCCGTCATTATCCCCTTCGATGTAGATACTAAAACAATACCATATCCGCCAAGAGATTTTGGAAGACTTGCAGCTTTCTCATAAAGACGCCTTCCCGGTTTGCTCAGGCGTTTCAAACCGGATATTACTGAATTGCCTTCAGAATCATACTTCAAAACTACCTTGATGCATGGATGTCCTCTTTCATCTTTTTCTTCCGAATAATCTTTTATATAACCTTCTTCCTTCAAAATCTTTACTATTGAAAGTTTCATTTTTGAAGAAGGAATTATAACCTCTTCGTGTTTCGCTCTAATTCCATTGCGTATTCTTGTCAATAAATCAGCAATACGGTCTGTCATCATTTCTGAATAAATCTCCTGATTGTATAATTTTAAAAAACTACCAACTTGCCTTCATAAGGCCTGGCAATTGGCCTTCATGCGCCAGTTTACGAAAACATATACGGCACATTTCAAACTTTCTCATATACGCTCTGGGCCTACCGCAAATTTTGCAGCGATTATATGCCCTTACTTTAAATTTAGGTTTCCTCTTTGCCTTGCTTATCAGTGATTTCTTTGCCATATTTTGCTCTCATTCAATTTCTAAAAGGCATTCCAAGATGCTTCAATAGAAGCTTTGCCTCTTTATCCGTTTTTGCAGTAGTTACTATAGTTATATTAAGCCCTCTGAGTTTATCAATCTTATCATAGACAATTTCAGGAAAAATTATTTGCTCCCTTATGCCAAGAGTATAGTTTCCTCTTCCGTCGAAAGCTTTACCAGATACACCTCGAAAATCTCTAATTCTTGGAATTGCTGCATTCACCAACCTATCGAAAAACTCATACATCCTGTCGCCTCGAAGCGTCACTTTGCATCCAATTGCCATCTTGCTTCTCAATTTGAAATTAGAGATGGACTTTTTGGCTCTTC
It encodes:
- a CDS encoding 50S ribosomal protein L6 → MSRIGKKPILFEEGVSVEVKNREVHVKGPLGKSHIRIPEGISVKVEAGQILVNIEDESIDKMKAKQGLVRSLVNNMVIGVTKGFQKKLQIVGVGYKSQVQGKELVLNIGFSHPVNYKIPEGIKIEVDKQTEITVSGIDKQAVGQTAAEIRGFYPPEPYKGKGIRYADEYVRTKVGKTGA
- a CDS encoding 50S ribosomal protein L15, producing MVLSNLPSATRSKKRKRVGRGPGSGHGKTSCRGHKGQKSRSGSKRRVWFEGGQMPLQRRVPKRGFTNIFARKPAIINLSELDKIEETTEITPELLYKKGKVKKLANGIKVLGDGELTKALKISAHFFSKKALEKIKNAGGEAIILK
- a CDS encoding 50S ribosomal protein L18, which encodes MIFDRNKARKIRHLKIRKRVIGTPERPRLTVFKSARNIYAQIIDDTTGSTLVSCSTLEKGIREKRGNSANKECAKIVGETIAKKALEKNISSVVFDRSGYRYHGKVKILADAAREAGLKF
- the secY gene encoding preprotein translocase subunit SecY gives rise to the protein MIETFQNIFKVPELKKRIFFTFALLAVYRIGAHIPVPGIDAQALADFFSANQGSILGFFDMFSGGALRRLTIFALGIMPYISASIILQLLTVVIPALEKLSKEGETGRKKITQYTRYGTVILSMIQGLGISYGLEQMKSPVSGAPLIIEPGWSFRLLSMLTLTAGTAFIMWLGEQITEKGIGNGISLIIFAGIVVRMPSAITNSIQAVNRGDLNAIFMTIVLVFVVVITGVIIFVEKGQRRIPVQYAKRVVGRKVYGGQSTHIPLKVNTAGVIPIIFASSILMFPATIAGFYKNQFTQMITELLSPGSLLYETIYVIMIIFFCYFYTAIIFNPVDLADNMKKYGGFIPGIRPGKRTSDYIDRVLMRITFGGALYLSAVSVLPNLLIVYGHVPFYFGGTALLIVVGVALDTISQIESHLMTRNYEGFLKKGKFKGRR
- a CDS encoding 30S ribosomal protein S8, which gives rise to MMTDRIADLLTRIRNGIRAKHEEVIIPSSKMKLSIVKILKEEGYIKDYSEEKDERGHPCIKVVLKYDSEGNSVISGLKRLSKPGRRLYEKAASLPKSLGGYGIVLVSTSKGIMTDKKCREENLGGEILCEIW
- a CDS encoding 30S ribosomal protein S5, with amino-acid sequence MKDLNVDELKLTDKVVRINRVSKVVKGGKRFSFSSLVVVGDGEGHVGYGMGKANEVPESIRKAAERAKKNLYKIPLVNGTIPYQVIGTYRSSKVLLKPAAKGTGVIAGGGVRAVLEILGVTDILTKSLGSANAHNTVKATFDALLKLKPPEKIAQLRDKELDEII
- a CDS encoding type Z 30S ribosomal protein S14, which produces MAKKSLISKAKRKPKFKVRAYNRCKICGRPRAYMRKFEMCRICFRKLAHEGQLPGLMKASW
- a CDS encoding 50S ribosomal protein L5 produces the protein MARLKELYRKEIINKLMEEGGYKNVMEVPKMEKIVLNIGVGEAIQNSKALESAMNDLAAISGQKPSIRRAKKSISNFKLRSKMAIGCKVTLRGDRMYEFFDRLVNAAIPRIRDFRGVSGKAFDGRGNYTLGIREQIIFPEIVYDKIDKLRGLNITIVTTAKTDKEAKLLLKHLGMPFRN
- a CDS encoding 50S ribosomal protein L30 translates to MGKLKITLKKSIIGSSKKQRAIVKGLGLRRTNHSVVRDDNPMIRGMVKKIPHLLSIEEID